The nucleotide sequence GCTCTGTCGGCGGCGTACGTGGCCAACCCCAAACTCGTCCTCGTCGACGAGCCGTCGCTTGGCCTCGCACCGATCATCGTGGACCTGGTCTTCGACTTCCTGAAGACCCTGCGCGAGAAGGACACCGCCCTCCTGCTGGTCGACCAGTACGCCCTGCGCACCCTGGCCATCGCCGACCACGCCTACGTCCTGCGCCGCGGCGAGATCGCCTACGACGGCGACGCGGCGGACCTGCTCCAGGGCAACATGTTCGAGCAGTACATCGGCGAGGGCACCACCTGACCCGCACCCCCACCTGACTGCCCCGGACGGGACGCCACCCAGGCGTCCCGTCCGGGGCAGTGCCCGTTGGTGCCCGGGGCTGAGGAAAACGTCAGCGGCGCGGTCGACTGGTGAACTCGGCCCACTGGTCGACGGCCTCTTCGAGTGTCAGTGCCGCGACTTCCCCGCGGGTCAGTCCCGCGCTGTGGATCAGCCGTTCGGCCAACCAGTCGGGTACCGGTTCGACGGGCTTGGCCGCGGAAACCACGACTTCCCCGGCCAGGCGCCCCAGCTTTTCGATGGCCAGGGCGAGCGGCGTAAGTTCCGGCCGGTCGGCCGACGCGTCCCGGACACGGGCGATCGCCTCGGCATAGACCTCGGCGTCCGCGCGTGCTCCGACCGCCCACACTTCGCAGACCTCGACGGTCTTGTCGTCAGTGATCCGATAGACGATGCGCCATGTGTTCCGACCGACGACAAGCTTGCGGTACCCCGTCAGTTCACCGCCGAGCGGGTGCCCGGCGGTCGGTTCGTCAACGAGTGTCAGGATCTTCTTCAGAACCTTGGGGACCGCTTCCGGGCCGATCCGACGCAGATCATCGATGGCGTCGTCGGTGAAGGTGACCTCCGTCATCGTTCAGTCGTCATCCGGCGTGTCGGCGATGGACTCGCGCGTGTGCCCGTACGCCCTGAGAACGTCGTCTAGGGATGTCCGTCCGCCGGCGTCCGTCGCTGTGCGGGCGAGGACGAGCGCGAGGTCGCGAAGGTCTGCCGCGGCTTCTTCCAACTCCGTCAGCCGAGCGATTCCGACCACGACCGCCACAGGGCGGTGGTGACGTGTGACGACCAAATCAGCCCCTTGCTCGGCATCGGCCACGAGGCCGGCGACGCCACGTCGCGTCGCCTCGGTGACGCTCAGCTCATGCGCTTCTCTCAGTATCACCATGAGGCGAGTGTACAGAATTCTGTATAGATTCGCACTGTCCGTGCTGCCCGGGATCGACCGCCTTGCCGGGCATGGGCACGGGCGCCTGTTACGTCGCGAAGCCCGCACCCCTTCAAGGGGTGCGGGCTTCGGCCGTTGTTGTAGTCGTGGGGTCAGTAGCCGGTGCAGGTGCTGGCGAGGTCTCCTGGGGCGCCGTTGCCGGACTGGCTTGGCTCGATGCTTTCGGGGTTGTCGTCGCCGGCGTTGAACTTGAAGACCCAGTTGCAGCCGACCGGCTTCGAGGGCTGGCCCTTCGTATAGGTGATCGGCTCGGGGAGCAGGCCGCCCAGAGTCTCGTTGTTGACCGTGTACATGGCGTCCATGACGGTCTGGCGGGTGATCTCCGTCGGCTTGGCCGTCTCCAGGGCTTTCTTCAGCAGCTCGAAGGAGGACCAGATGG is from Yinghuangia sp. ASG 101 and encodes:
- a CDS encoding type II toxin-antitoxin system RelE family toxin is translated as MTEVTFTDDAIDDLRRIGPEAVPKVLKKILTLVDEPTAGHPLGGELTGYRKLVVGRNTWRIVYRITDDKTVEVCEVWAVGARADAEVYAEAIARVRDASADRPELTPLALAIEKLGRLAGEVVVSAAKPVEPVPDWLAERLIHSAGLTRGEVAALTLEEAVDQWAEFTSRPRR
- a CDS encoding type II toxin-antitoxin system Phd/YefM family antitoxin; protein product: MVILREAHELSVTEATRRGVAGLVADAEQGADLVVTRHHRPVAVVVGIARLTELEEAAADLRDLALVLARTATDAGGRTSLDDVLRAYGHTRESIADTPDDD